The following proteins are encoded in a genomic region of Sphaeramia orbicularis chromosome 2, fSphaOr1.1, whole genome shotgun sequence:
- the LOC115432700 gene encoding zinc finger protein 239-like — MDGRPTCDQCGKTFTTASHLKTHQHSHTGERPYKCGQCGKTFSRAGNLKKHQHSHTGEKPFCCHQCGKTFTRIGGLKRHQQVHTGERPYKCDQCGKCLSTMSGLKRHKQIHTGERPYDCDQCGKAFVTADYLKIHQRVHTGERPFYCDQCGKAFSRMSGFKKHNRIHTGERPFDCDQCGKTFTTAEFLKIHQRVHTGERHIPVIRWEDIHPKRLCLRYTVVSTLEKDLITGSVWEDFHPNGCV, encoded by the exons atggatggaagacccacctgtgaccagtgtggaaa gactttcaccacagcaagtcacCTAAAAACCCACCAACAcagccacactggagaaagaccatataagtgtggccagtgtggaaagactttcagcAGAGCAGGTAacctaaaaaaacaccaacacagccacactggagaaaaaccattttGCTGtcaccagtgtgggaagactttcaccagaattGGTGGGCTTAAGAGACACCAGCAAGTCCACACTGGGGAAAGACCATataagtgtgaccagtgtgggaagtgtTTGAGCACAATGAGTGGGCTTAAGAGACACAAGcaaatccacactggagaaagaccatatgactgtgaccagtgtgggaaggctttcgTCACAGCAGATtacttaaaaatccaccaacgcgtccacactggagaaaggccATTTTACTGTGAtcagtgtgggaaggctttctCCAGAATGAGTGGGTTTAAGAAACACAACCGAATCCACACTGGAGAACGACCAtttgactgtgaccagtgtgggaagactttcaccacagcagagttcttaaaaatccaccaacgcgtccacactggagaaagacatATACCTGTGATCAGGTGGGAAGACATTCACCCAAAACGGCTGTGCTTAAGGTACACCGtcgtatccacactggagaaagaccttaTTACTGgatcagtgtgggaagactttcacccaaatggCTGCGTTTAA
- the LOC115432817 gene encoding NLR family CARD domain-containing protein 3-like translates to MDKSVQLYQTAVDQALQSPNGHLDLFLRFLLGLSLQTNQSLLQSLVKPTGSSSETNQKTVEYIKKKISENVSAERSINLFHCLNELEDGSLVDQIQQYLRSGRLSTEQLSPAQWSALAFILLSSEKDLDVFDLKEHSGSEEVLLRLLPVVKASNKAL, encoded by the coding sequence ATGGACAAATCTGTCCAGttgtaccagaccgctgtggaccaggccttacagagtccaaatggacacctggacctgttcctccgcttcctcctgggtctatcactgcagaccaatcagagtctcctacaaAGTCTGGTGAAACCCACAGGAAGCAGCTCAGAGACCAACCAGAAAACTGttgagtacatcaagaagaagatcagtgagaatgtgtctgcagagagaagcatcaacctgttccactgtctgaatgaactggaggatggatctctggtggatcagatccaacagtacctgagatcaggacgtctgtccacagaacaactgtctcctgctcagtggtcagctctggccttcatcttactgtcatcagaaaaagacctggatgtATTTGACCTGAAGGAACactctggttcagaggaggttcttctgaggctgctgccagtggtcaaagcctccaacaaagctctgtga
- the LOC115432728 gene encoding zinc finger protein 420-like, with amino-acid sequence MDGRPTCDQCGKTFTTASNLKQHQRIHTGEKTYQCDQCGNAFARASDLKIHQRIHTGEKPYACDQCGKTFTTAGSLKVHQHVHTGERPYECDQCGNAFTRASELKIHQHIHTGERPYGCDQCGKSFIVAKEFKIHQRLHTGERPYECDWCGNAFTRAHHLKIHQRIHTGERPYECDQCGNHFTRASGLKIHQRIHTGERPYKCGQCGNAFTTAVDLKIHQRIHTGERPYECDQCGDAFTTAGHLKVHQRIHTGERPYKCDQCGNAFITASYLKIHQRIHTGERPYECDQCGKTFTTASYLKIHQRIHTGERPYECDQCGKSFIQMNGLNYHQRIHTGERPYECDQCGKSFTQMHGLKCHQRTHTGERPYYCDQCGKFFTTANHLKIHQRTHTGERPYQCRFYDRSFIRGSK; translated from the coding sequence atggatggaagacccacctgtgaccagtgtggaaagactttcaccacagcaagtaacCTAAAacaacaccaacgcatccacactggagaaaaaacgtatcagtgtgaccagtgtggaaatgcttttgCCAGAGCAagtgacctaaaaatccaccaacgcatccacactggagaaaaaccatatgcgtgtgaccagtgtggaaagactttcaccacagcaggTTCCCTAAAAGTCCACCAACACGtccacactggagagagaccttatgagtgtgaccagtgtggaaatgcttttacCAGAGCAAGTGaactaaaaatccaccaacacatccacactggagaaagaccatatgggtGTGACCAATGTGGGAAGAGTTTCATAGTAGCAAAAGAATTTAAAATCCACCAACGcctccacactggagaaagaccatatgagtgtgactgGTGTGGAAATGCATTCACCAGAGCACATcatctaaaaatccaccaacgcatccacactggagaaagaccatatgagtgtgaccagtgtggaaatcaTTTCACCAGAGCAAGTGgcttaaaaatccaccaacgcatccacactggagaaagaccatataagtgtggccagtgtggaaatgctttcaccacagcagttGACCTAAAAATCcatcaacgcatccacactggagaaagaccatatgagtgtgaccagtgtggagaTGCTTTCACCACTGCAGGTCACCTGAaagtccaccaacgcatccatactggagaaagaccatataaatgtgaccagtgtggaaatgctttcatcacagcaagttacctaaaaatccatcaacgcatccacactggagaaagaccatatgagtgtgaccagtgtggaaagactttcaccacagcaagttacctaaaaatccaccaacgcatccacactggagaaagaccatatgagtgtgaccagtgcgGAAAGAGTTTCATCCAAATGAATGGGCTTAACtatcaccaacgcatccacactggagaaaggccatatgagtgtgaccaatgtggaaagagtttcacccaaATGCATGGGCTTAAATGTCACCAACgcacccacactggagaaagaccatattactgtgaccagtgtgggaagtttTTCACCACAGCTAATCACCTAAAAATTCACCAACGGACCCACACTGGAGAGAGACCCTACCAGTGCAGATTCTATGACAGATCTTTCATCAGAGGTTCAAAATGA